The sequence below is a genomic window from Nitrosomonas sp..
AAAGAAAATAGACCTAGACTAGCACGAACTTTGATAGTGAAAGCGTTGAATATTCCTTGAATTATATGCTAATTCCAGAAAAAAAAATGTTAGCTTTCAAATAAGACAATATCATTTGTCTTAATAATCAGTCAATAATTGTATAGATTTAATGTTGTACTATAATTCTGAGCATTCTGCGTAACGGCTCGGCAGCCCCCCATAGCAGTTGATCGCCCACGGTAAATGCAGACAGATATTCATTTCCCATAGCCAGTTTACGTATACGCCCTATCGGTATGGACAAAGAGCCGGTCACAGCAGCAGGGGTTAATTTTTCAGTGGTCGCTTCTCTCTCGTTTGGCACAACCTGAACCCATTCATTGGATTTGGCAATAATATCTTCCACTTCGTCCAATGGTATATCCTTTTTGAGCTTCATGGTGAGCGCCTGGCTGTGACAACGCATGGCGCCGACGCGTACGCAAGTACCGTCAACCGGAACCGGTTGACTTGTTCTACCCATAATTTTGTTGGTTTCTACCAGCCCTTTCCATTCTTCACGGCTTTGACCATTGTTTACAGCTTTATCAATCCAGGGAATCAGGCTTCCGGCAAGCGGTACACCAAAATTTGAAACCGGAAAATTTTTGTCTCGCAAAGTCCCAGCGACTTCCCGATCAATATCCAAAATACTGGAAGCCGGGTCATCCAACAAGTCTTTAGCGACACGATGCGCCTCACCCATTTGTTGCAGCAGTTCTCGCATATTACGGGCGCCAGCACCTGATGCCGCCTGATAGGTCATAACGTTTACCCACTCAACCAAGCCTTTTTCTATAAGTCCACCAACAGCCATCAGCATCAAACTAACGGTACAATTGCCACCAATATAGTTCTTTACACCCTTGTGCAAGGCCTGTTGTATGACCGGCATGTTCACCGGATCAAGGATAATGACAGCATCATCATCCATCCGCAATGCTGATGCGGCATCAATCCAGTATCCCTGCCATCCGTTTTTTCTCAGTTCCTTGGCAATGCTATTGGTATAATCACCGCCCTGACAGGTGATGATCACATCCATCTCAGCCAGCGCTGTTAAATCATAAGCGTCTTTAAGTGGAGGAATTTCCTTACCGATATCCGGTCCTTTTGCCCCTTTCTGAGAGGTAGAAAAAAATACAGGATCAATCAAAGAAAAATCATTTTCTTCTCGCATACGCTGCATCAACACAGAACCCACCATACCTCGCCAACCAACAAAACCGACCTGTTTCATTTCTTGCCTATAGTCCTAAATAAAAAAACACATCTTGTATTTAAACATAAAAACAATCCGTACTATCAACGGTTTTACATGTTTGACAGTACCGCATCGCCCATTTCACGGGTTCCAATTATTCGCATACCTGGACTTGCAATATCGCTTGTTCGAAAACCCTGTGTCAA
It includes:
- the asd gene encoding aspartate-semialdehyde dehydrogenase translates to MKQVGFVGWRGMVGSVLMQRMREENDFSLIDPVFFSTSQKGAKGPDIGKEIPPLKDAYDLTALAEMDVIITCQGGDYTNSIAKELRKNGWQGYWIDAASALRMDDDAVIILDPVNMPVIQQALHKGVKNYIGGNCTVSLMLMAVGGLIEKGLVEWVNVMTYQAASGAGARNMRELLQQMGEAHRVAKDLLDDPASSILDIDREVAGTLRDKNFPVSNFGVPLAGSLIPWIDKAVNNGQSREEWKGLVETNKIMGRTSQPVPVDGTCVRVGAMRCHSQALTMKLKKDIPLDEVEDIIAKSNEWVQVVPNEREATTEKLTPAAVTGSLSIPIGRIRKLAMGNEYLSAFTVGDQLLWGAAEPLRRMLRIIVQH